One region of Oncorhynchus keta strain PuntledgeMale-10-30-2019 chromosome 24, Oket_V2, whole genome shotgun sequence genomic DNA includes:
- the LOC118402952 gene encoding heparan sulfate glucosamine 3-O-sulfotransferase 3B1-like isoform X2, with translation MPRTLESQITMEKTPSYFVTKEAPRRLFALSRHTKLIVVVRDPVTRAVSDYTQTLSKQPGLPSFQSLTFRNSTTGLIDTSWSAVRIGIYAKHLENWLRYFPLSKFLFVSGERLVTDPAGEMGRVQDFLGLKRLVTDKHFYFNQTKGFPCLKKPEGSSRPRCLGKSKGRPHPQISPEVLLRLREFYRPFNMKFYQMTGHDFGWD, from the coding sequence ATGCCTCGGACGTTGGAAAGCCAGATCACCATGGAGAAGACACCAAGCTACTTCGTCACCAAGGAGGCTCCTCGGCGTCTCTTCGCCCTGAGTCGTCATACCAAGCTGATCGTGGTGGTCCGAGACCCCGTGACCCGGGCCGTGTCCGACTACACCCAGACGCTGTCCAAACAACCCGGCCTTCCGTCTTTCCAGAGCCTGACCTTCCGGAACTCCACCACGGGCCTCATCGACACCTCCTGGAGCGCCGTGCGCATCGGGATCTACGCCAAGCACCTGGAGAACTGGCTGCGCTACTTCCCCCTCTCGAAGTTCCTCTTCGTCAGCGGGGAGCGGCTGGTGACGGACCCGGCCGGGGAGATGGGCAGGGTGCAGGACTTCCTGGGGCTGAAGAGGTTGGTCACGGACAAACACTTCTACTTCAACCAGACCAAGGGTTTCCCCTGCCTGAAGAAGCCTGAGGGGAGCAGCAGGCCACGCTGTCTGGGGAAGTCTAAGGGAAGGCCTCATCCACAGATCTCTCCAGAGGTGCTGCTCAGGCTCAGGGAGTTCTATAGGCCATTCAACATGAAGTTTTACCAAATGACAGGCCATGACTTTGGCTGGGACTGA